GGATTTGCCAGAATTACCGGTGCTTATGAAGGCAGTGATGTCTTTGTAATCTGGCGCATGAGTGATGGATCAGACTTGGTTGGGCACACCAGTACTTCTTGCGGACCGGTGTGTAGTTATCATACCGTTTTTTATAAATGCAAAGACGGAAAAGACGAGGACGTGACCAGTACCATTTTACCATGGAAAGAGATGGAAAAACATTTGGCCGTGGTAAATGAAAAAGTGAAAGCTAAATATGAATTAGAAAGTGATGAACCGCAGTTCATGTTTCAATTACCTCAGAAAGGAACTGACATGGATGTTTGGTATTCTAATAATTTGAATGATTTTGAATTCATCATGATGACTTTGAGTTGGGATAAAAAGAAATTTTCAGTGAAGAAAAAATACGATGATGTGCCTTAAGTGTACTCTAACTTATTGAGTTGTTCTCATCCGAATATTATGCAAAAAAAAAGCTCCCTCAATGAAGGAGCTTTTTTTATTCATTCTGATTTCTGATTAATCAAGAATTTCAAATGAGTTGATGAATTTAGATTCAACATTCAGGTCATACGTTTTTTTGCTACCTAGAATGAGGAATTGCCATTCATATTTTTCTTGGATAATAGTGTAATAACGACCGATATAACCTTTCCAGTCTTTTTTACATTTCAAAGCGGATTGAACGCCGGTGTCACCGTCAACTGTCCAGTCAGAAATATATTTTGCGTCAAATTTAGAGTAGAAATTTTGGCAAATACGCAGTACTTCTGCATACTCACTGTACAAATTATCTTCTTCTGAAATGGCTTCTTCGTAAATAAATACGTTACCAATTAATATCATATCACCGTAGGTACATGAAAGAGAAAAGGTAGTCATACCAGATTCATCATCTACTTCTTTTTCAACTTCATATTCACCTGGAAAAGTGATTTTCAAACGGGCTTCCTGACTTTCGTAGGTTTCACCGGCAAAGGATACAGAACTTGCAACAACAAGGCCTGAAAGGGCAAGGGCTGAGAAAAAATGCTTCATAACAATTGTCTTTTTAAAAAATTTAATTAGCGGCAAAGTTCTGCCAAAAAGGGGTTTAATTTATACGTGATTTACCGTATCTGCTCAAATATAAGTATTTTTTTTTATTCACTTGAACGATTAAGTTCAAATAAGATAAAAGTATATTCCAGTGCAATTTCTTTGAGAGATTCAAACCTGCCTGATGCACCACCGTGTCCTGCTTTCATGTTGGTGTACAACAGAAGTAGATTTTTGTCAGTTTTCAGCGCTCTTAATTTTGCAACATATTTTGTGGGCTCCCAATATTGTACTTGTGAATCATGTAATCCACTTGTAACAAGCATAGCGGGATACTGTGTCTCTCTAATGTTATCATACGGTGAATACGATTTCATGTAACGATAATATTTTTTTTCAGCCGGATTTCCCCACTCGTCAAACTCACCGGTAGTGAGCGGAATGCTAGTATCAAGCATAGTGGTTACTACATCAACAAAAGGTACGTTAGATACAATACCTCTCCACAAATCAGGTCTCATGTTGGCAACTGCACCCATGAGTAATCCTCCGGCACTGCCGCCCATGGCAAAAACTTTATCACGGCTGGCATAGCGCAATTTGATTAATCCTTCAGCGCATGCAATAAAATCATGAAAGGTATTTTTCTTTTTCAATAGTTTTCCATCTTCATACCATCTTCTGCCTAACTCTTCACCACCACGCACATGGGCTATGGCAAACACAAAACCACGGTTCAACAAACTCAATCTGGCTGAACTGAAATATGGATCAAGCGATTCACCATACGAACCATACGCATAAAGTAAAAGCGGATTTTTTCCGCGCTTTGTAAAATGATCACGATGATAAACCAACGAAACAGGCACTTTCACTCCATCGTGTGAGGTAATCCAAATGCGCTCTGACTTGTAATCTTTTGTTTTAAATCCACCTAATACTTTGGTTTGACCTGCAATGGTTTTTTGCAAAGTTTTTAAATCAATATCATACGTGGTGAGTGGTGTTGTTAGTGAGCTATAACTTACCCTTACTTGGTTGAATTCAAATTCAGGATTGGTACCCAGACTCAATGTGTACGTATCTTCAAATGGCGGAATGAAACGATAGCGGTATGATCCGGTGTAATAAATTCTGAGCCTCGTCAATCCGGCTTTCTTTTCCTGCACTATCAGATGTTTTTTGTACACTTCAAAATCTTCAATCAAAACATCTTTGTCATGTTTTTGAATAATCTGCCAGTAACGTGGTTCTCTTTTTTTTATGTCACACTTCACTAATTTGAAGTTTTCTGCTGCCAGGTTAGATTTTATTACGCAATGATCACCTGCTGAGTCAGGATAATATTCATGTCCGCGTTTGCGTTTGAGAAATATTTCAAATCTTTTATAATCATCAGTGCGTTTGAATCTGAATTCTGACGTGGTTGTGCTGTATGATCCAATGAATATATATTGATCATCTTTTGATCGGGATAATCCACAATAAAATGTTTCGTCTTTCTCTGTAAAATGGATCTCTGTTTTTTTTGTGCTGCGCGATACGCTTTTTACGCTGAAAGGGCGCAATGTTTTTTTATCTTTTACACTAAAATATAAAGTCTCGTTATCATTGTGCCACGCCAAATCACTTCCGGTATTTTGAATAGCCATGCTGAGGTAATCACCGGTTTCTAAATTTTTTATACTGATTTGGTAAAGACGTCGCCCCATTAAATCTTCAGTGAGTGCAAGCCATTTATTGTCGGGTGAAACCGTGAATGAAACTAGTTCATAATAACTTTGCCCGCGTGCTCTTTTATTGGCATCCAGAATAATTTCTTCTTTGCTATTTAGTGTTTCTTTTTTTCTGCAGAAAACCGGATGTTCTTTTCCTTTTTCGTACCGTTCATAATACCAATATCCGTTTTTGAAAAATGGCGCCGTAGATTCTTCCTCTTTCATGCGTGATTTCATTTCATGAAATATTTTTTCACGCAGTTTGCTCACCGGTTTGAGAACATAATTGCAATAGATGTTCTCTTTTTTTAAATAAGAAATTACAGCAGGATTCTCTCTGTCATTGAGCCAGAAATAAGGATCAATGCGGGTGTCACCGTGAACAGATAATTTTTTTTCAATCCTGCGGACAAGAGGAGGACGCATACAAAAATCAACGAGATGGATTAAAACGCTTGTAGGAGTTTTTCAGATATTTTTCATCCCGCCCATAAATATCTGGATGAAATAAAATATTGGCTGAACTGTCACCGCTTGCCGTGTAGTATTCAATGTACACTTCAAACGGTTCTTTCAATTCAATTGCCCGCTGGATACCGCGACCAATGACACTGTCTAATGAATCTGCCACAAAAGCATTTTCATCTGATCTCAACAGTTCTTTAGCTAATTCATACGGTTGATGTAAACGAATGCAGCCGTGAGAATATGCCCTGACATCATTGCCAAATAATCCTTTTGAAGGAGTATCATGAATAAATACGGCGTGCTCATTTGGGAACATAAATTTGATGCGTCCTAAACTATTGCCACCACCGGCATCTTGTCTTACGCGGTAACCAAAATTTCCTTGTTTTACCTGACTCCAGTCTACACCTTTAGGATCTACTTGCTGTCCATCCTTAAACACTTTATATCCCCTTTTACTGAAATAAGCAGAGTCTTTGCGGGCACCTGATAAAATTTCTGTTGATGCAATAGAGTAGGGCACACTCCAAAACGGATTAGTGATAATGGTTTTCATTTGGGCATGAAATTCAGGAGTTGGTGTTGCTAGTGCGCCAACCACAACGCGATGTTTTCTTTTTGTTTGTCCCTCTTCAACAAAGTATAAATTGAATTCAGGTACATTCACACGAATGTATTTTGAAGGAAATGGATCACGCCATCTCCATTTTTCCAAACTCAAACAAGCTTGATAATAGCGGTCAAGATTACTTTTTTCTAAAGCTTTTCCTGTCCAACGCCCAACAATGGCATCATCTTTTAAACCACAAAATTTTTGAAAGATTTTAAGCTTTTCTAAAAAAACAGAATCATTTGTTGCCTCCGTGCTATCAACAAACGCATGCCCAATGAGTGCTTCACGTGCTGCCTTATAACATTTTACAGAATCTTCTTTAATCGGGGGAATGGTGTAATGATTTGTGTCAAGCGGATATTCATCTAAAAATTTGGCGAGCCCGGCTTGCAATTGTTTATACTCCCAGAATTTTGGTTGCACCTCATTGACAATATCTGTCACATGAGTTCCTGATCTTACTCTTTCAAGTTGCTCTTCTAAATTGAAATCCAGAGAATCTTTTTTCCATACATAAGTAAAATTGGTTTCATCAATGCAGCCTGCGCTTACATGGGAGACAAATAGATAAAACGCATTGGAAAGCAGCATTTCTGTATCTTCCAGTGAAGAATCTTTCATGTGCATCAGCTTACGGTAGTGAAACATTTCAGGTATCAAGCCATAATCCATGGCGTTTTCAACGAGGTCCAACATTTCATAACCTGAAGCGGTGAGCGAATCTTTGCGAATCCAAAGCGGCACAAAATCATGATTTTTATAATAGTCAAGCACGGCGCTTCCGGCTAAAAGCGTGTCAGCACCATAGACTAATAAGGTTTGATCCTTGAATTTATCTTTGAGTTGTTGTGAGAGCTCAATCTGCTCTTGCTCAACTTCTGTTTTACCGCCTCCGCAGGCAGTAAGTGTAACGAAAAATGCAATTATGAGTATACGCATCGAGTAGTTCATCCCAAAACTAAAGATCGAAGATATATAAAAACAACACATGCTGTATAAAGATTAAAGTAAATGTATATTACCTATACTATATTGGCCGTTACCATCTTAGTTTCACTCAAGGCATTTAGTGATCAGGCACTGCGTTACAGGTTGATGCTCAATCCGCATGCCATATTGCATGAAAAGCAGTGGGAACGTTTGATAACGCACGCGTTCATACATGGTGATTACATGCATTTACTCTTTAATATGTATGTACTTTACATGTTTGGTGAAATCACTGAGAAGTCATTTGTGGCGCTGTATGACGTAAAAGGACATTTCTATTTTGCTTTACTTTATGTTGGGGGTATCTTTTTTTCAACCATTATCACCATGGCAAAGTATAAAGACAATCCTAATTACAATGCGCTGGGCGCTTCCGGAGCGGTCTCATCTGTTGTTTTTGCCTTTATTGTGCTTTACCCTATGCAAAAAATGGGAATTTTTCCATTGCCTCCGTTTGTGCCGGCATTTATTTTTGGTCCTTTATTACTTTTATTTGAGTATTTGATGGCTAAACGTGGACGTTCACACATTGCGCATGAGGCACATTTTGCCGGTGCTTTGTTTGGTATTTTATTTATGTCCTTGATTGATTATCACTTTATTCTTAACTTCCTCTCACATTTCACTAGATGAGTACCTATGTCAACAATAACGGTGTGTTGATTCCTGCTGAAACATATAGTATCAGATCAGGGAACAGGGCTTATTTGTATGGTGATGGTTTGTTTGAATCTATCAGAGTGGTTAACGGAAAACCTACCAATCTTGAAAATCACATGGTGCGCTTGCATGAAGGAATGAAAGCGCTCAGAATTCAAATTACTCCTGAATTTAATATTGATTTTTTTAGAAAAGAGATAGAAGAACTTTGTCATCAAAACGGAATTGAACGTGGGGGGCGTGTGCGTTTATCTGTTGATCGTCGCACCGGAGGCTACTACATGCCCAGCGATAATCAGGCTGATTATTTTATTGAAGCGCAATCTCTGCCTAATAATAGATTTAATTTGAATGACCGAGGACTAAAAGTAGATCAATTTGAAGAAATGAAAAAGCAAATCAATCGCTTGTCTACCTTCAAAACAAAAAATGGTTTACTCTATATTATGGCAAAGTTGCGCGCACGTGAATTAGGCCTAGACGATTTGCTGATTCAAAATGACCGAATGGGAATAATTGAAGGCGGAAGTGCCAATCTTTTTATTGTTTCTAATGGCGTGCTTTATACACCTGGCCTTGATTCAGGCTGCTTAGGCGGCACCATGCGCATGCAAATTATCAATATTGCACTTTCATATAATATCAAAGTGTATGAGTGCAATATCTCCCCTCAAAATTTATTGGTGGCTGATGAAGTTTTTATGACGAATGCCATTGAAGGAATTATTTGGGTGGCCAGTTATCGCACAAAACAATATTCTAATTATCTTGCTAAATCTTTAATTGAACGACTAAACGAAAAATGGAACGCATGGGATTAAAATCATCTTTACTTGCAGGTATTGCTTTTATGGCAATGGTTGCTTTGACTAATTCAGGTTTTTCACAAACCGACAAACAAATGCAAAAAGCCAGCAAGGTTTTTCTCAACAAGAGTAAGATCAAAGGAATAGATATGCTGGTAAAGTATATTTATGCTGCGGCTGAAAAAGGAGGATCAAGCATTAGAGCGTATGAGTTGTGGGTGAATATGGAATATATCAGACATGAATCTGTAATGGATATTGATATTGAAGTGCAGCCTGATGAAAATGGTGAAATTGATTCTGCCGTGTATGAATATCTTGATGAGATTAAAGAGTCAAGCAAACAAAAATTTTTAAACGTCTGCAGAAAAAGTACGCTGGAATCTTTGTCGTATACCGGTGATATTTACCTGAGAAAATTTCTGGTTGATTATGATCCTGATACTGCAGTGAGTGAAAAAGCAAAAGAATATTTTAAAGAAGGAGAAGAGTTTTTTAGCAAAGAAGATTATGAGCTCGCTGAATTGAATTATCGCAAAGCCTGGGCTGAAGACTCAACTTATTATGCTGCCTTACTTTATTTGGGTGATACGTTTTGGGCAAGAGAAGATTATGACAGTGCCATTGTGTATTTTACACTGGCTAAAAACATGCACCCGTTATTGCTTGAACCACGCAAATATATTGTTGATGCCTTGATAGAATTAGAATTATTTTACCGCGCCAAAAAAGAATGTCTTGAAGCATTTACCGTGTATCCGGGATACGATATGAAATTTAAACTTCAGCGTATTTTAAGTAATGAAAATAAATGGTTGAATGAACATAGATTCTTGCGTTACTTCTATCCTAATAATATCAAAGAAGATGATCAACGTGAACTAAGCGGAATTTTTGCTACTTATCGTGAAGCAAAATCTGAGATAAAAAAATACTGTAATGATGATGGTATTATTGAGCCAAACGGTGTAACGGATGATAAATATCTTGAAGTATATTCATATCGTAAACTGCTTGAAAAGCATCAGCGTGAGTTGCCTGAATACATGGATTTTGCTTACAAGATGATGGAAGACGGGTACCTTGATTGTTTTGTTTTTATCTCCTTATTCCATGTTGATATTTATCCGCAGTTCAAAGATTTTATGTCTTATGAAGAGAATAGGACAAGATCACTTGAATTCATTGAAAAATATCTGATTGAAGTAAATGAAGATTGATTGGTGAACTGATTATTTCAGCGGGTATGATGTTTACATTGACCTGATTTTTTTGCAGGATTTTCCGGCACCGGATCGTTGCCTGAGCCACCCCAAGGGTGACAACTCAGTATGCGTTTTGTTCCTAGATATAGACCTTTGAATGGCCCCCATTCTTTTATCGCTTCAATCATGTAATGGCTGCATGTTGGGTTATATCTGCATGATTGCGGTAAAATGGGAGAGATAATCCATTGGTAAAGTTTGACAGGAATTATCAGAACGTACCCAATCAACCTGAGAAAAAATTTCAGTACAATCATTTCACGTAAGATTCTCTGACTACCAGTGCGTAATAACCATCTTCAATTTGAATGTAGCCCTGATCATAGCAGAAAAAATATTTTCCACCTTTTCTGGTTTCATACACATTGGTGAAGTAAGCAAAATTAAAACCCTCTTCCATCAGCGCTGTGCCTGCAACTTTTGCTTTTCCGTTAGGATTAAATTCTGCCAAGATGCGTCGGTTTTTTCGCAAAATATTATTCACCCGTCGCATGTAATTACTCGTATCACGATTCTCTTCATTGTGTTTTGAATTGCGACAATAATCAGAACAAAATCGTTTGTCTGAACGACCCAGAATTTTTTCCCCGCAGTGTTCACATGTGCGGTTTTTTTCGTCGCGTAGTCCCATGGGATGTATTTTGATGGGTAAAGATAGGGAATTAGGGATTAGGTCTTAGGACTTAGGGGAAAGAATGGAGGGGTTAGGGCCTTAGGGATAGGGAAGAAGGAATTAGGGAAGAGGGATTAGGGAAGAGGGATTAGGGCATTGGGCATTCTGCCCAAAAACCCAAAACCCCATTACCAAACTCCCAATTCCTAATTGCCAACTCCTAACCCCTAAGTGCTAACTCCTAACTCCTAACCCCTAAACCCTAACTCCTAACTCCTAACCCCTAAGTGCTAACTCCTAACTCCTAAACCCTAATTCCTAACTCCTAAGCCCTAACTCCTAACCCCTAACTCCTAACCCCTAAGTCCTAACTCCCCAAAAATCACTATCTTCACAACGTGTACGGAAAAATTGATATACAAGAACTGGCCAAGTTCGGCAACCTTGAGTTTGTTGCCAAGCAAGTGGTTGAAGGATTTATTACCGGATTACACCGGTCTCCTTTTCATGGATTTTCAGTAGAGTTTGCTGAGCATCGCATTTATAATACAGGTGAATCAACC
This genomic stretch from Crocinitomicaceae bacterium harbors:
- a CDS encoding S9 family peptidase, which produces MRPPLVRRIEKKLSVHGDTRIDPYFWLNDRENPAVISYLKKENIYCNYVLKPVSKLREKIFHEMKSRMKEEESTAPFFKNGYWYYERYEKGKEHPVFCRKKETLNSKEEIILDANKRARGQSYYELVSFTVSPDNKWLALTEDLMGRRLYQISIKNLETGDYLSMAIQNTGSDLAWHNDNETLYFSVKDKKTLRPFSVKSVSRSTKKTEIHFTEKDETFYCGLSRSKDDQYIFIGSYSTTTSEFRFKRTDDYKRFEIFLKRKRGHEYYPDSAGDHCVIKSNLAAENFKLVKCDIKKREPRYWQIIQKHDKDVLIEDFEVYKKHLIVQEKKAGLTRLRIYYTGSYRYRFIPPFEDTYTLSLGTNPEFEFNQVRVSYSSLTTPLTTYDIDLKTLQKTIAGQTKVLGGFKTKDYKSERIWITSHDGVKVPVSLVYHRDHFTKRGKNPLLLYAYGSYGESLDPYFSSARLSLLNRGFVFAIAHVRGGEELGRRWYEDGKLLKKKNTFHDFIACAEGLIKLRYASRDKVFAMGGSAGGLLMGAVANMRPDLWRGIVSNVPFVDVVTTMLDTSIPLTTGEFDEWGNPAEKKYYRYMKSYSPYDNIRETQYPAMLVTSGLHDSQVQYWEPTKYVAKLRALKTDKNLLLLYTNMKAGHGGASGRFESLKEIALEYTFILFELNRSSE
- a CDS encoding L,D-transpeptidase family protein, with amino-acid sequence MRILIIAFFVTLTACGGGKTEVEQEQIELSQQLKDKFKDQTLLVYGADTLLAGSAVLDYYKNHDFVPLWIRKDSLTASGYEMLDLVENAMDYGLIPEMFHYRKLMHMKDSSLEDTEMLLSNAFYLFVSHVSAGCIDETNFTYVWKKDSLDFNLEEQLERVRSGTHVTDIVNEVQPKFWEYKQLQAGLAKFLDEYPLDTNHYTIPPIKEDSVKCYKAAREALIGHAFVDSTEATNDSVFLEKLKIFQKFCGLKDDAIVGRWTGKALEKSNLDRYYQACLSLEKWRWRDPFPSKYIRVNVPEFNLYFVEEGQTKRKHRVVVGALATPTPEFHAQMKTIITNPFWSVPYSIASTEILSGARKDSAYFSKRGYKVFKDGQQVDPKGVDWSQVKQGNFGYRVRQDAGGGNSLGRIKFMFPNEHAVFIHDTPSKGLFGNDVRAYSHGCIRLHQPYELAKELLRSDENAFVADSLDSVIGRGIQRAIELKEPFEVYIEYYTASGDSSANILFHPDIYGRDEKYLKNSYKRFNPSR
- a CDS encoding rhomboid family intramembrane serine protease, with the protein product MYITYTILAVTILVSLKAFSDQALRYRLMLNPHAILHEKQWERLITHAFIHGDYMHLLFNMYVLYMFGEITEKSFVALYDVKGHFYFALLYVGGIFFSTIITMAKYKDNPNYNALGASGAVSSVVFAFIVLYPMQKMGIFPLPPFVPAFIFGPLLLLFEYLMAKRGRSHIAHEAHFAGALFGILFMSLIDYHFILNFLSHFTR
- a CDS encoding aminotransferase class IV; this translates as MSTYVNNNGVLIPAETYSIRSGNRAYLYGDGLFESIRVVNGKPTNLENHMVRLHEGMKALRIQITPEFNIDFFRKEIEELCHQNGIERGGRVRLSVDRRTGGYYMPSDNQADYFIEAQSLPNNRFNLNDRGLKVDQFEEMKKQINRLSTFKTKNGLLYIMAKLRARELGLDDLLIQNDRMGIIEGGSANLFIVSNGVLYTPGLDSGCLGGTMRMQIINIALSYNIKVYECNISPQNLLVADEVFMTNAIEGIIWVASYRTKQYSNYLAKSLIERLNEKWNAWD
- a CDS encoding tetratricopeptide repeat protein, whose product is MGLKSSLLAGIAFMAMVALTNSGFSQTDKQMQKASKVFLNKSKIKGIDMLVKYIYAAAEKGGSSIRAYELWVNMEYIRHESVMDIDIEVQPDENGEIDSAVYEYLDEIKESSKQKFLNVCRKSTLESLSYTGDIYLRKFLVDYDPDTAVSEKAKEYFKEGEEFFSKEDYELAELNYRKAWAEDSTYYAALLYLGDTFWAREDYDSAIVYFTLAKNMHPLLLEPRKYIVDALIELELFYRAKKECLEAFTVYPGYDMKFKLQRILSNENKWLNEHRFLRYFYPNNIKEDDQRELSGIFATYREAKSEIKKYCNDDGIIEPNGVTDDKYLEVYSYRKLLEKHQRELPEYMDFAYKMMEDGYLDCFVFISLFHVDIYPQFKDFMSYEENRTRSLEFIEKYLIEVNED
- the yidD gene encoding membrane protein insertion efficiency factor YidD, coding for MIVLKFFLRLIGYVLIIPVKLYQWIISPILPQSCRYNPTCSHYMIEAIKEWGPFKGLYLGTKRILSCHPWGGSGNDPVPENPAKKSGQCKHHTR